A region of Enterobacteriaceae endosymbiont of Donacia cinerea DNA encodes the following proteins:
- a CDS encoding prephenate dehydratase domain-containing protein: MLKIIKDSIFSNKNNNTIINYNIENFIKKKIQKNFIKKYYKSIAFLGPRGSYSHLALLTYTNNSFINKTIISISCKSFTEIFFYIKSKIINFAIIPIYNNYTGLIKEVLILLKNNKYFLHIKKKIILPIQHCLVSHQDDIYKIKKVFSHPEPFKQCSIFINKFPKWEIKYCSSSSFAMKFINKNKSKKLAAIGNKISAKFYKLKIIKTNISNKINNQTSFLVLEKR, translated from the coding sequence ATGTTAAAAATTATTAAAGATAGTATTTTTTCTAATAAAAATAATAATACAATTATTAATTATAATATTGAAAATTTTATAAAAAAAAAAATTCAAAAAAATTTTATAAAAAAATATTATAAAAGTATTGCTTTTTTGGGACCAAGAGGTAGTTATTCTCATTTAGCTTTATTAACTTATACTAATAATAGTTTTATAAATAAAACTATTATTAGTATAAGTTGTAAAAGCTTCACTGAAATTTTTTTTTATATAAAAAGTAAAATTATTAATTTTGCTATTATCCCTATATATAATAATTATACAGGATTAATAAAAGAAGTTTTAATATTATTAAAAAATAATAAGTATTTTTTACATATAAAAAAAAAAATCATATTACCCATTCAACATTGTTTAGTCTCTCATCAAGATGATATATATAAAATAAAAAAAGTTTTTAGTCATCCTGAGCCATTTAAACAATGTAGTATTTTTATTAATAAATTTCCAAAATGGGAAATAAAATATTGTTCTAGTTCTTCATTTGCAATGAAATTTATTAATAAAAATAAATCAAAAAAATTAGCAGCTATAGGAAATAAAATTTCAGCTAAATTTTATAAATTGAAAATTATAAAAACTAATATATCAAATAAAATAAATAATCAAACTAGTTTTTTAGTTTTAGAAAAAAGATAA